Proteins encoded in a region of the Isosphaeraceae bacterium EP7 genome:
- a CDS encoding DUF1559 domain-containing protein, producing MSATKNGAGAAHARRAFTLIELLVVISIIAVLIALLLPAVQSAREAARRIQCVNNQKQIGLALHNYHDSHQTFPPGYVSHWKLDGSDPGVADDDIGPGWAWGSMILPFLEQTNLFNAINFTQTVGVPANTTAALRRVSGYLCPSDTPPATVPVRNEANTATINTVGTSNYTGMYGLGEIGEAPGRGSGTFFRNSKVGLNDMKDGSSQTMVVTERSHNLSYVTWMSRSPGGWLFKTSSLEGGTDTFHVEPEEAFTMVLGPIEVDDESRTINHHKAHVEDIWSRHTGGANILFGDGSVRFLKDGINASVLRALATRAGNEIVSSDSF from the coding sequence ATGTCCGCCACCAAGAATGGTGCCGGCGCCGCTCATGCACGCCGCGCCTTCACGCTGATCGAATTGCTCGTCGTCATCTCGATCATCGCCGTCCTGATCGCTCTGCTGCTGCCCGCGGTCCAGAGCGCCCGAGAGGCGGCCCGACGCATCCAGTGCGTCAATAATCAGAAGCAAATCGGCCTGGCCCTGCACAATTACCACGACTCGCACCAGACATTCCCACCCGGCTATGTCAGCCACTGGAAGCTCGACGGTAGCGATCCTGGTGTGGCCGACGATGACATCGGGCCTGGCTGGGCTTGGGGCAGCATGATCCTGCCGTTCCTTGAGCAGACCAACCTCTTCAACGCGATCAACTTCACCCAGACCGTGGGGGTTCCCGCCAACACGACCGCGGCGCTGCGCCGGGTCTCGGGCTACCTCTGCCCGTCCGATACCCCACCGGCGACCGTCCCCGTGCGGAACGAGGCCAATACCGCGACCATCAATACCGTTGGGACCAGCAACTACACGGGCATGTACGGGCTCGGCGAGATTGGCGAGGCGCCCGGACGCGGGTCGGGGACGTTCTTCCGCAACAGTAAGGTCGGCCTGAATGACATGAAGGACGGTTCGAGCCAGACGATGGTGGTGACCGAGCGGAGCCACAACCTCAGTTATGTGACCTGGATGTCCCGGAGCCCCGGCGGATGGCTGTTCAAGACCTCCTCGCTGGAAGGGGGGACCGACACCTTCCATGTGGAGCCCGAGGAGGCCTTCACGATGGTCCTCGGGCCCATCGAGGTCGACGACGAGAGCCGGACCATCAACCATCACAAGGCCCATGTCGAGGACATCTGGAGCCGTCACACTGGGGGGGCGAATATCCTCTTCGGCGACGGCTCGGTGAGGTTCCTCAAGGACGGGATCAACGCGTCCGTGCTGCGAGCCCTGGCGACCCGCGCCGGCAACGAAATCGTCAGCTCCGACAGCTTCTGA